The following coding sequences are from one Myxococcales bacterium window:
- a CDS encoding glycosyltransferase family 4 protein codes for MTPHPLGLARSKIVLITHEFFPYRGGIATWVQEFASAAKAEGWPIEVWCPAAPELHPEKYPFPVVPMPVPGGQGWKSRIALSKFLRQRVATWREAHLLLPDPGPIRTFMDAKLFGLDMPASIRVVLHGTEIIRLARWPWRKKKFWSLLRKAERVAVVSRHNRKLTLDRFPDLPEKVKVAHAAPRSDLAVPRGPVERPWRDKTVILTVARISPRKGQLAMIEAIGRLPSDMRNKIIYRLAGQTNSPSYRDKVESVARRLGVTLEILGKVPDERLPEQYQDADIFALTSREYWGSIEGFGLVYLEAGLFGLPVIAHRTGGVEDAVLDEQTGFLMDPDDRTRLAEAISRLVREPALRARMGARGVTWARSFSWAQTVRDVLED; via the coding sequence ATGACGCCTCATCCGCTCGGCCTTGCACGTTCGAAGATCGTGCTCATCACTCACGAATTCTTCCCCTACCGAGGAGGCATCGCCACCTGGGTACAAGAGTTCGCGTCTGCAGCAAAAGCTGAGGGATGGCCGATTGAGGTCTGGTGTCCAGCTGCACCGGAACTTCACCCCGAAAAGTACCCCTTCCCTGTGGTGCCCATGCCGGTGCCAGGGGGACAGGGCTGGAAAAGTCGCATCGCTTTGTCGAAGTTTCTTCGTCAGAGGGTAGCAACGTGGCGCGAAGCCCATCTCCTTCTTCCCGATCCCGGCCCGATTCGTACCTTCATGGACGCGAAGCTATTCGGCCTCGACATGCCCGCCTCGATACGCGTGGTCTTGCACGGCACGGAGATCATCCGCCTTGCCCGCTGGCCGTGGCGAAAGAAGAAGTTTTGGTCACTGTTGCGAAAGGCTGAGCGCGTGGCCGTCGTGTCCCGGCATAACCGGAAGCTCACACTCGATCGCTTCCCAGATTTGCCTGAAAAGGTGAAGGTAGCGCACGCAGCCCCGCGCTCGGACTTAGCGGTCCCCAGGGGCCCCGTGGAGCGGCCTTGGCGGGACAAAACCGTGATTCTCACGGTGGCTCGCATCAGTCCTCGTAAGGGGCAGTTGGCCATGATCGAGGCCATCGGTCGACTGCCGTCAGACATGCGCAACAAGATCATTTATCGGCTCGCAGGGCAGACGAATAGCCCGAGTTATCGAGACAAGGTGGAGAGCGTTGCGAGACGACTGGGCGTAACGCTCGAGATCCTGGGCAAAGTGCCCGACGAACGACTCCCGGAACAGTACCAAGACGCCGACATCTTCGCGCTGACCTCGCGTGAATACTGGGGGAGCATCGAAGGGTTCGGTTTGGTGTACCTGGAAGCGGGGCTTTTTGGCTTGCCGGTGATTGCTCATCGCACGGGCGGCGTGGAAGACGCCGTGCTCGACGAACAAACTGGTTTTCTCATGGATCCGGACGATCGCACGCGGCTGGCGGAGGCGATTTCACGCCTCGTAAGAGAACCGGCCCTAAGGGCCCGTATGGGGGCCCGCGGGGTGACGTGGGCCCGGTCATTTTCCTGGGCCCAAACTGTGAGAGACGTCCTGGAAGATTGA